From a single Paraburkholderia largidicola genomic region:
- a CDS encoding sel1 repeat family protein, with the protein MRRADPALDVEKFSRHVIAANKTGFLSPESLAAIANALLTSTLNHAPYLGRWLPERIGANRHPAWRTAMAISLVTPTGGDADFERGNAILEDVIKDETADGPLRGLSAAALADSARLGRGMQADVSRARSLYEQAIELGHKASAHNLGLFWEGVWGAEDRSGLPNRTKAMQSYRRGGDDKRCQHRLEALR; encoded by the coding sequence TTGCGTCGCGCCGACCCTGCGCTGGATGTCGAAAAATTCTCGCGCCACGTCATTGCGGCAAACAAGACTGGATTCCTGTCACCAGAGTCGCTCGCCGCAATCGCAAACGCCCTTCTCACCAGCACGTTAAACCATGCACCCTATCTGGGCCGCTGGCTACCTGAGCGCATTGGCGCGAACCGCCATCCGGCCTGGCGAACGGCAATGGCCATATCACTCGTCACACCAACAGGTGGGGACGCGGACTTTGAGCGAGGTAACGCGATTCTTGAAGATGTGATAAAGGATGAAACCGCGGACGGTCCTCTGCGCGGGCTGTCGGCCGCCGCGCTGGCCGACAGCGCACGACTGGGGCGGGGCATGCAGGCGGATGTGAGCCGTGCGCGCTCGCTCTATGAGCAGGCCATCGAACTGGGACACAAAGCCTCAGCACACAATCTCGGACTTTTCTGGGAGGGCGTGTGGGGTGCAGAAGACAGGAGCGGTCTCCCGAACCGCACAAAGGCCATGCAGAGCTATCGACGCGGTGGAGATGACAAACGTTGCCAACACCGTCTGGAAGCGTTGCGTTAA